A genomic segment from Diadema setosum chromosome 11, eeDiaSeto1, whole genome shotgun sequence encodes:
- the LOC140234646 gene encoding small ubiquitin-related modifier 3-like, with protein MSTEQKEVKPSNEHVTLKVTGDDGSTISFKIRRKTKLLKLMDAYRDKQGLRGHHLRFRYDGQPVNPDDTPEALALEDDDQLEAYQEQTGGRG; from the exons ATGTCGACGGAACAAAAA GAAGTGAAACCGAGCAATGAGCATGTGACGCTCAAGGTGACAGGAGAT GATGGCTCAACAATCAGCTTTAAGATCAGGCGGAAGACCAAGCTCCTGAAGCTCATGGATGCCTACCGTGACAAGCAG GGCTTACGAGGACATCATCTCCGTTTCCGGTACGACGGGCAGCCGGTAAATCCTGACGACACACCAGAGGCA CTCGCTCTCGAAGACGACGACCAGTTGGAAGCATACCAAGAGCAGACTGGAGGGAGAGGGTAG